In Embleya scabrispora, the DNA window ATGTCGAGGAAGTCGTGGTCCTCCATCACCTCGCGGATCACCCGGGTGACCTTCGAGCGCAGCCGCAGGTTGCGCGCCATCGACGCGCGCCGCAGGTCGAGGTAGCGGTGCTTGAGCCGCACCTCCTCGTTGACCGTGCCCGGGGTGTACTCCTCGATCGGGAACGGCAGCGGCGCCGCCTCCGACAGGATCTCGAAGTCGTCCACGACGACCTCGACCGCCCCGGTGGGGATCTCGGTGTTCTCGTTGCCGTCGGGACGCACCCGCACGTCGCCGGTGACCCGTACGCAGAACTCGGAGCGCAGGTTGTGCACCGTCTCCAGGTCGCGGAAGACCACCTGCACGGTGCCCGAGGCGTCGCGCAGGTCCACGAACGCCACGCCGCCGTGATCGCGCCGCCGGGCCACCCAGCCGGCGAGCGTCACGGTGTGGCCGGCGTGCTCGGCGCGGAGCGTCCCGGCGTCATGGGTGCGGATCACTGAAGCTTCTCCTTCAAGACGGTGACGACCCGGTCGAGCGGAACCGGGGTCTGGTCCCCGTTCGACAGGTCCTTGATCTGGGCGACGCCCTCGGTGAGGTCACGATCGCCGACGACGATGGCGTAGCGGGCGCCGGATTGCGACGCGGCCTTCATGGCGCCCTTGAGCTTCTTCCCGCCGAACGCCATGTCGGCGGGGATGTCCTCGATCCGCAGCTGGGTGATCATGGCGAAGACCGCGCGGCGGGCCGCGTCGCCGATCGCCACGCCGTAGACGTCGCAGTCGGCGGGGGTCTCCACGGTCTGGCCCTCGGCCTCCATCGCGAGCATCGTGCGACCGATGCCCAGCGCCCAGCCCACCGAGGGCAGGTCGGGGCCGCCGAGGTCCTCGGACAGGCCGTCGTAGCGCCCGCCGCCGCCGATCGCCGACTGCGCGCCGAGGCCGTCGTGCACGAACTCGAACGTGGTGCGGTTGTAGTAGTCGAGGCCCCGGACCAGCCGGGGGGTGTCCTCGTACGCGATCTCCAACTCGTCGAGCATGCCGCGCACGAACGTGTGGTGTTCGGCGCAGGCCTCGCACAGGTGGTCGGTGATCAGCGGGGCGTCGGCGATCAGCGCCTGCACCTCGGGCCGCTTGTCGTCGAGCACGCGCAGCGGGTTGATCTCGATCCGCGCGTGCGTCTCCGCGTCCAGGTCGAGCGCGCGCAGGAACTCCTGCAGCTTGGCCCGGTAGACGGGGCGGCACTCGCGGCAGCCGAGCGAGTTGAGCAGCAGCCGGAAGTCGCGCAGGCCGAGCTTTTGGAAGCCCTCGGTGGCCAGCGCGATCATCTCGACGTCGACCAGCGGGTCGTCGCTGCCGATCGCCTCGGCGCCGACCTGGGTGAACTGCCGGGTACGGCCGGCCTGCGGGCGCTCGTAGCGGTAGTACGAGCCGAAGTACCACAACTTCACGGGCAGTCGGCCCGCGTACAGATTGTGCTGGAGCACCGAGCGCATCACCGCCGCGGTGCCCTCGGGGCGCAGCGTCAGCGAACGGCCGCCGCGGTCCTCGAAGGTGTACATCTCCTTGGTCACGATGTCGGTGGACTCGCCGACGCCGCGCAGGAAGAGGCCGGTCTCCTCGAAGGTGGGGGTCTCGATGTACTGGAAACCCGCGTCGCGCAGTTCCAGGCCGAACTGGATGCGGATCCGGTTGAACGTCTCCGAGTACGGCGGGAGCATGTCGAAGGTGCCCTTGGGGGCGTTGAAGGTACTCACGGTATGAAAATCCGTCACATTCCTCGGTGCGGTCCCGCGGGCGGCGTCAGCTCTTGCAGATACGGATTGCTCGCGCGCTCGCGGCCGATCGTCGTCTGGGGGCCGTGGCCGGACAGGACGACGGTCTCGTCCGGCAGGGGCAGACACACCCGGGACAACGAGCGCAACATCTGCGCGTGATCGCCGCCGGGCAGGTCGGTGCGTCCGATGGAGCCGGCGAACAGCAGGTCACCCGAATACAGGATGGGCGGGATGTCCGCGCTTCCCTGGGTGCCGAAGGCCACCGACCCCTGTGTATGGCCGGGCGCATGATGGACCGTCAGCTCGAGGCCCGCGAGTTCGAGCACGGCGCCGTCGGTGAGCAGGCGCACGTCCTCGGGTTCGGTGAAGGTCAGCCCGCCGAACAACTGCTGTCCCACGCCCAGCGACAGGCCCTTGGCCGGGTCGGAGAGCAGATCGCGGTCGTCGGGGTGGATCCACGCGGGCACCTTGTGCTCGGCGCACACCGGCACCACCGAGAACATGTGATCGATGTGCCCGTGGGTCAACACCACCGCCACCGGGCGCAGCCCGTGCTCGCGGACGATGTCCTGTACGCCGTCGAACGCGTCCTGCCCGGGGTCGACGATCACGCACTCCTCGCCGGCGCCCGGAGCGACCACGTAACAGTTGGTCTGGAAGGACCCTGCGGGGAACCCGGCGACGATCACGTTCGTCCTCTCGGTCTCGGGGTCTTCCGGCGACGGGGGCAAGCACGGAAGTATGCGGCGGACGTGGGAATCGGATACGAGACTACCGGCGCGCGGGGGCGGATCGCGAACCGGTTCCGGGGGTGCGTGCCTAGACTGTGCGCGAGCTGCGGCCGGTTCCGCACGTGTGGGATCACCGCAGGTCGGGAGCGGTACACGGATCCCGTCACGGTGCCGGAAGCCGTCGTCCGGCGCAGGCTCGGTCGCACGTCCGTCCGGGTCGAGTCCCATCCACATCGAGTCCGTTCGAACCATTCGAATCCAGGAGAGCACGCGGTGGTCACCAAACAGCAGCGCCAGCGACAGCTCGCGCGCGAGAAGTTCGAGCGCCAGCAGGAGCGACGCGGGACCGCGCACGCACGTCGGCGCCGACGCAATCAGATCGTCGCCGCGGTCGCGGCGGTGGTCGTGGTGGCGGGTGGCGGGGCGTGGCTCGCGGTGGCGACGAGTGACGACGACAAGGACGACAAGAAGACGAACGCGGCGGACACCCCGCCGAGCACGCAGCCCTCCGCGCCGCAGACGCCGCCGCCCGCCGCCAAGCCGAAGACGTGTGCGGCGCCGGCGCCGGGTGATCCGACGAAGGAGCAGTTCCCCGCGGAGCCCGCGATGTCGATCGACACCGCCGGCGCGTACACGATGACGCTCAAGACCACCTGCGGCGAGGTCAAGGTCGCCCTGGACGCGGCCAAGGCACCGCACACGGTGAACTCGTTCGCGTTCCTGGCGGGCAAGAAGTTCTTCGACCACACCAAGTGCCACCGGCTGACCACGGGCGGCCTGGCGGTGCTCCAGTGCGGCGACCCGACCGGCACCGGCACGGGTGGTCCGGGGTACAAGTTCGTCGACGAGAACCTGGGCACCGCCGGCGCGGACGGCACCGCGGCCTACCCCGCGGGCACGGTGGCGATGGCGAACTCCGGTCCCGGCACCAACGGCAGCCAGTTCTTCCTGGTCACCGGGGACAGCAAACTGCCGCCGAACTACACCCCGTTCGGCAAGGTCACGGGCGGGATGGACGTCCTGCAGAAGATCGCCGCCGCGGGCACCGAGGACGGCAGCAGCGACGGCGCGCCGCACGAGAACGTGGTCCTCGACAGCGTGACCGTGGCCAAGTAGCAACCGACCGCACGCGTGTTCCACCGCGACTCCCCGGGCACGGCCCGGCCCGCGCCCGGGGGGTCCTGTGTAGAGTGCGCCGCATTCAGCATCGAAGGAGGCCGCTGTGAGCAGCGACCCGTGGGGCCGCGTGGACGAGCAGGGAAACGTCTTTGTCAAGACGGCGGACGGTGAACGCTCCGTCGGTTCGTGGCAGGCGGGTTCCCCGGACGAGGCCCTGGCCTACTTCCGGCGCAAGTACGAGGGACTCGCCGTCGAGGTGGAGTTGCTCGCGCGGCGGGTACGGACCACCGACCTCGCGCCCAAGGACGCCCACCACGCGATCGAGCGCCTGCGCGCGAGCATCGTCGACGCGAACGCGGTCGGCGATCTGGAATCGCTGGTCAAGCGCCTGGACGCGCTGGTGACCGTGGTGGATTCCAAGCGTGAGGAGCGCAAGGCCACCCGCGCGAAGGCGCAGGAGGAGGCGCAGGGCGCCAAGGAGCGGATCGTCGCCGAGGCCGAGCAACTGGGCCAGAGCACGGACTGGCGACCGGCCGGCGAGCGGCTGCGCGCGCTGGTGGACGCCTGGAAGGCCGTGCCGCGCCTGGACCGCAAGGCCGACGACGAACTGTGGCACCGATTCTCCCAGGCCCGGTCCAACTTCGCCAAGCGCCGCAAGGCGCACTTCGCGGAGCTGGACGGACAGCGCGACAGCGCCAAGCGGGTCAAGGAGAAGCTGGTCGAGGCGGCCGAGGCGCTGTCCACGTCCACCGAGTGGACCGACACCGCGGCGCGGTACCGCGACCTGATGAACGACTGGAAGGCCGCCGGCCGGGCCCAGCGCGACGTCGAGGAAGAGCTGTGGCAGCGCTTCCGGGCCGCGCAGGACGTCTTCTTCGCGGCGCGCAGCGAGGTGTTCGCCGAGCGCGACTCCGAGCAGCGGGAGAACCAGGCCGCGAAGGAGGTGCTGCTCGTCGAGGCCGAGGCGATCCTCCCGGTGACGGACGTCAAGGCGGCCCGGGCGGCGCTGCGCTCGATCAACGACCGCTGGGAGGCCATCGGCCACGTCCCGCGTGACGCCCGGCCGAGGATGGAGGCCCGGCTCCAGACGGTCGAGCGGGCGATCCGCGA includes these proteins:
- a CDS encoding MBL fold metallo-hydrolase; translated protein: MIVAGFPAGSFQTNCYVVAPGAGEECVIVDPGQDAFDGVQDIVREHGLRPVAVVLTHGHIDHMFSVVPVCAEHKVPAWIHPDDRDLLSDPAKGLSLGVGQQLFGGLTFTEPEDVRLLTDGAVLELAGLELTVHHAPGHTQGSVAFGTQGSADIPPILYSGDLLFAGSIGRTDLPGGDHAQMLRSLSRVCLPLPDETVVLSGHGPQTTIGRERASNPYLQELTPPAGPHRGM
- the hisS gene encoding histidine--tRNA ligase — protein: MSTFNAPKGTFDMLPPYSETFNRIRIQFGLELRDAGFQYIETPTFEETGLFLRGVGESTDIVTKEMYTFEDRGGRSLTLRPEGTAAVMRSVLQHNLYAGRLPVKLWYFGSYYRYERPQAGRTRQFTQVGAEAIGSDDPLVDVEMIALATEGFQKLGLRDFRLLLNSLGCRECRPVYRAKLQEFLRALDLDAETHARIEINPLRVLDDKRPEVQALIADAPLITDHLCEACAEHHTFVRGMLDELEIAYEDTPRLVRGLDYYNRTTFEFVHDGLGAQSAIGGGGRYDGLSEDLGGPDLPSVGWALGIGRTMLAMEAEGQTVETPADCDVYGVAIGDAARRAVFAMITQLRIEDIPADMAFGGKKLKGAMKAASQSGARYAIVVGDRDLTEGVAQIKDLSNGDQTPVPLDRVVTVLKEKLQ
- a CDS encoding DUF349 domain-containing protein, with translation MSSDPWGRVDEQGNVFVKTADGERSVGSWQAGSPDEALAYFRRKYEGLAVEVELLARRVRTTDLAPKDAHHAIERLRASIVDANAVGDLESLVKRLDALVTVVDSKREERKATRAKAQEEAQGAKERIVAEAEQLGQSTDWRPAGERLRALVDAWKAVPRLDRKADDELWHRFSQARSNFAKRRKAHFAELDGQRDSAKRVKEKLVEAAEALSTSTEWTDTAARYRDLMNDWKAAGRAQRDVEEELWQRFRAAQDVFFAARSEVFAERDSEQRENQAAKEVLLVEAEAILPVTDVKAARAALRSINDRWEAIGHVPRDARPRMEARLQTVERAIREAEEELWKRTNPEARARAQAAVDQIQASIDKLTQQAEKARAAGNERKLREAEESIAARAEWLAEANKALEEFSG
- a CDS encoding peptidylprolyl isomerase, translated to MVTKQQRQRQLAREKFERQQERRGTAHARRRRRNQIVAAVAAVVVVAGGGAWLAVATSDDDKDDKKTNAADTPPSTQPSAPQTPPPAAKPKTCAAPAPGDPTKEQFPAEPAMSIDTAGAYTMTLKTTCGEVKVALDAAKAPHTVNSFAFLAGKKFFDHTKCHRLTTGGLAVLQCGDPTGTGTGGPGYKFVDENLGTAGADGTAAYPAGTVAMANSGPGTNGSQFFLVTGDSKLPPNYTPFGKVTGGMDVLQKIAAAGTEDGSSDGAPHENVVLDSVTVAK